A stretch of DNA from Micromonospora peucetia:
GCCATACGCCGCATCGTAGGCGCACGGCCGCGCCCCGCGTCGACCCGACCACCCACGGCGCGCGCCCAACGCCACGGTGGACCCGGCACCGCCCAGGTCACGCGGTGGCGCAGCAGCGCAGCCCGTCGACGTCACGCGGTGGCGTAACAGCGCAGCCCGTCGACGTCGGCCCGGGTCAGGCGGCTCTGCGCGACCAGGAGTTCCAGGTGTGCCGCGGTCTCGGTGACGGCGAGCATCGCGTTGAACACGTCGAGGTCGGCCAGCCGGTGTTCCCGCCGGGTCCAGCGCAGCTGCGCGGCGACCTCGTACGCCGACCCGGCCCCACGGGCGACGGCGGCCTCCGTCTCGTCGAGCCGCGCGCCGTGGTGCGCGATCAGTTCGTCGACCCGCGCGTGCACGCTCGGGGTCACCGGCCCGTGCGCCGGGAGCAGTCGGGCGTCCGGTCGCTGCCGGACCAACGCGAGCGACCCCAGGAAGTCGCCGAGCGGGTTCGCGGAGAGCACGGCCTCGAACCCGATCGAGGGCGTGATGGTGGGCAGCACGTGGTCGCCGGCGAACAGCAGGTGTGAGCCGGTGTCGTGGAAGACGACGTGGCCACGCGTGTGGCCCGGCGTCTCGACGACGTGCAGGGTGTGGTCGCCGTGCCTGATCTGCTGACCGTCGTGGAACCAGTCGTCCGGCATTTCCCAGTCCTCGGTGCTCAGCCGCGCCCCGGTCAGCCCCGCAAGGGTGTCGGCCAGCTCGCCGGCACCCAGCAGCCGCAGGCGGCCGAGCTGCTCGGCGAGCGGGTTCCGGTGCGGCGTCATGGACACCGCCAGGCTCTCGCGTTCGCCGGCGCCGAGGCTTACCCGCATGCCGTACTCGCGGCGCAGGTGCACGGCCTGCGTGTAGTGGTCCCGGTGGACGTGCGTCACGAGGAACCGGCGCACGTCCCCCAGTGAGCAGTCCAGCTCCTTGAGCGCCGCGTCGAGCGCGGTCCTCGCCTCGGCGATCGCCCAGCCGGAGTCGACGAGCACGAGGCCGTCGTCGTCGCGCAGGACGTACACGTTCACCGCGCGCAGGCCGTCGTTGGGCAGCGGCAGCGGCACGCGATGGACGCCGGGGGCGACCTCGAACGTTCCGGGCCTGGTCCAGTCGTCGCGGTCGCCGCTGTCCGAGGTCATGGCCCGACCATAGTTCCGGCCCGTGCCCGTTGCGCCGCCGGTCCTTGCCGCATGATCGGGCGAGCCGCACCCGGTGTTGCCGACCCAGCGGGCGTGTGGTTGGTTTCGGGGCAGGCAGATCAGCAGCACACCGAGGAGACGCGCGTGGACGATCCGGTTCTCGTCGAGCGGGACGGTGCCGTGGAAACGTGGACGATCAACCTGCCGGAGGCCCGCAATCCGATCTCCGGCGACGACGTGATCGACGCGTTGGTCGCCCGGGTCGACGCGGTCAACGCCGACCGGGCGGTCCGGGCGGTCATCCTCACCGGCGCCGGCAGCGCCTTCTCCGCGGGCGGCAACGTCAAGGACATGGCGGACCGGGTCGGCCTCTTCGGCGGCGCCCCGCACGAGCTGCGCGACAGCTACCGGCGCGGCATCCAGCGGATCCCCCGGGCGATGTACGCGTGCGACGTGCCGCTGATCGCGGCGGTGAACGGGGCTGCGGTCGGTGCCGGCTGCGACCTGGCGCTCATGTGCGACCTGCGGATCGCCTCGGAGCGGGCGTTCTTCGCGGAGAGCTTCGTCAAGCTCGGCATCATCCCGGGCGACGGCGGCGCCTGGCTGCTGCCCCGCGCCGTCGGCGCCGCCCGGGCCGCCGAGATGGCGCTCACCGGGGACCGGGTGGACGCGGCGACCGCGCTGGAGTGGGGGCTGGTCTCCCGGGTCGTGCCGCACGGGGAACTGCTCGCCGAGGCACGCCGGCTGGCGGACCGGGTGGCGGCAAACCCCCCGCACGCCGTACGGATGGCCAAGAAGCTGCTGCGTGAGGCCCAACACCAGAGCCTCGACAGCATCCTGGAGCTCTCCGCCGCGATGCAGGCGCTGGCCCATCAGACCCGGGACCACGAAGAGGCGGTGCGGGCCTTCCTCGACCGCCGCGATCCGCACTTCACCGGGGAGTGAGCGCAATGGGCAGCCGGCTGGTGCCGCCGGTGACACCGGAGCCGCCGGACCTGGCCGCCCTCCGGACGCGGGTACGCGACTTCCTCCGCGAACAGATCGCGCGGGGCGTCCTCACGCCGGGCGTGGACACCTGGCTGACCCGCTGGGACGAGGACTTCACCCGCGCCCTCGCCGCCCAGGGCTGGGTGGGCATGACGATCCCCACGGAGTACGGCGGGCACGGCCGGACCTTCCTGCACCGGTTCGTCGTCACCGAGGAGTTGCTCGCGGTCGGCGCCCCCGTCGCCGCGCACTGGGTCGCCGACCGGCAGATCGCGCCCACGCTGCTGAGGTTCGGCACCGAGGCGCAGAAGCGGCGGTTCCTGCCGGCGATCGTCCGGGGCGAGTGCTACTTCGGCATCGGGATGAGCGAGCCGGACTCCGGCTCGGACCTGGCCAGCGTCCGTACTCGGGCGGTGCGGGTGGACGGCGGCTGGCGGCTCACCGGCACGAAGGTGTGGACCTCCGGGGCACACCGGGCGCACGCGTTCTTCGCGCTGGCCCGGTCCGCGCCGCTGGACACCGCCGACCGGCATGCCGGGCTGAGCCAGTTCATCGTCGACCTGCGCGGCCCCGGGGTCACCATCCGCCCGATCACCTCGATGAACGGCGCCCACCACTTCAACGAGGTCTTCCTCGACGACGTCTTCGTTCCGGACGACATGGTCCTCGGCGAGATCGGCGCCGGCTGGCGGCAGGTCAACTCGGAGCTGGGCTACGAACGCAGCGGGCCCGAGCGGTTCCTCTCCACGGTGCCGCTGCTCGCCGAGACGGTGGCGGCGATGCGCCAGGGCCTCCTGCCCCGGCACACCGACACCGGGCGGTACGTGGCCCGGCTCACCGGGCTGCACCAGATGTCGCTGGCGGTCTCCGGCGCCCTGGAACGCGGCGAGCCGGCCGACACCGCCGCCGCACTGGTCAAGCTGCTGGGCACGGCAACCGAGGGCGACATCGCCGAGTACGCCGACCAGCTCTCCGACGACCGGGCGGAGCTGTCGGAGCGGTTCACCGACCTGCTCACCGCCGGCCTGCTCCAGCGTCCCGGATTCACGCTCCGGGGCGGCACCAACGAGATCCTGCGCGGCGTGATCGCGCGGGGGCTGGGGATGCGACGATGACCGGGCCGGAGCGGGTCGACCCCGCCCTCGTCGACATGCTGGACTCGGTGTTCGCGGCGCACCGCCCGGCGCGGACCGAGGTCGCCGCGACGCTGGACGTCGAGCTCTGGAAGCTGCTGGAGTCGCTGGGCCTGACCCGGCTCACCGGCGCCGAACCGTACGGTGCGGGCGCCGGCTGGCCGGAGGCGGCGGCGTTGCTGGCGGCGGCTGCCCGGCACGCGGTGCCGCTGCCGCTGGCCGAGCACGACCTGCTCGCCGGGTGGCTGCTGGAGCGGGCGGGGCTGCCGGCCGACGGGGCCCTGCGTACCGCCTGCGTGCTGGACGCGGACGGGCGGGCCCGGGCGGTGCCGTGGGCGCACGCCGCCGCCCGGATCGTGCTGCTCTTCCCCGCCGCCGACGGCTGGCGGGTCGCCGACGTGCCGGCCGCGGCGGTCGCGGTGACCGAAGCGGACAACGTCGCGGGTGAGCCCCGCGACGCGGTCGCGGTCGACCTCGCCGGGCTCGACGGGACGCCGGTCGACGCGGATCTCGCCGAGCGGCTGCTGCTGCGCGGTGCGCTCGCCCGGGCGGTGCAGATGTGCGGCGCGATGGACCGGGTCCTGGAGCTCTGTGTCGCGCACACCACCGCCCGGACGCAGTTCGGGCGTCCGCTGGCGGCCTTCCAGGCGGTGCAGGGCCTGGTGGCGGACATCGCCGCCGAGTCGTCCCTGGCCCGCGTCGCCACCGACGCGGCGGTGCTCCGCGCGGCGGAGGGTGACGACGACGGCCTGGCCTTCGCGGTCGCGGTGGCCCGGTCCTGTGCCGGTCACGCGGCGTCGGTGGTGGTCCGCAACGCCCATCAGGTGCACGGCGCGATCGGCACCACCCTCGAACACGAGCTACACGGGCTCACCCGGCCGGTGCTCGCCTGGCGCTCCGAGTTCGGCTCCCTCCAGCACTGGGACGAGCTGCTGACCCGGGCCGCCCTCGATGCCGGCGGCGACGGGGTCTGGGCGCTGATCAGCCAGGGCACCCTGCCGACACCGCGCCGCTGACGCCGGTCGCCCACCTCGGCCCCGGTAAGGAAGGGTCCCTTCCTATCGCCTATTGCATAGGAAAGGGACCCTTCCTTCAGGCCAGTGCGCGTCGCGCTGGGCGCGGGCCGGCGGTCAACGCTGGACACGCGCGCCGGCGCCCCGCACGAGCGCCTCGACCTCCCGGAGGCTGGCCATCGAGGTGTCGCCGGGCGTGGTCATCGCCAGCGCGCCGTGGGCCGCGCCGTACTCGACGGCCATGGCCAGGTCACCCTTCTCCAGCAGTCCGTAGATCAGGCCGGAGGCGAAGCTGTCGCCGCCGCCGACCCGGTCCATGATCTCCAGGCCGGGACGGTGGGTCGCCTCGACGAACCGGCCGTCGGCCCAGGCGATCGCGCCCCAGTCGTTGACGGTGGCGGTGTGCACCGTACGCAGGGTGGTGGCGACGACCTTGAAGTTGTCGTACTCCCCGGTGGCGGCCTCGATCATCCGCTGGAAGTTGGCCACCTCCAGGTGGGACAGCGCGGCGTCGGTGCCGGGCACCTCGAAGCCCAGCGAGGCGGTGAAGTCCTCCTCGTTGCCGATCATCACGTCCACGTAGCGGGCCAGTCGACGGTTGACCTCCCGCGCGCGGTCCTGCCCGCCGACCGCCTTCCAGAGGCTGGGCCGGTAGTTGAGGTCGTACGAGACAACGGTGCCGTGCCGGGCGGCGGCGGCCATCGCCGCCTCCATCGTCTCCGGGGTGGTCTCGGACAGGGCCGCGTAGATGCCGCCGGTGTGCAGCCACCGCACCCCCAGCGTGCCGAACAGGTGGTCCCAGTCCACCTGGTCGGGCCGCAGTTGACTGGCGGCGCTGTGGCCCCGGTCGGAGGTGCCGACGGCGCCCCGGACGCCGAAGCCGCGCTCGGTGAAGTTGAGGCCGTTGCGGACGGCGCGGCCGACCCCGTCGTAGGGCAGCCAGGTCACCAGCGAGGTGTCCACCCCGCCCTGGAGCACGAGGTCCTCCAGCAGCCGGCCCACCTCGTTGTCGGCGAACGCGGTGACCACGGCGGTCCGCAGCCCGAAGCAGCGGCGCAGGCCACGTGCCACGTTGTACTCGCCACCGCCCTCCCAGGCCCGGAAGGTGCGGGCCGTACGCACCCGGCCCTCGCCCGGGTCGAGCCGCAGCATGATCTCGCCCAGCGAGACCAGGTCGTACCGGCACTCGCCGGCCGGACGGATCGACAGCATGGCTCAGGCCTCCCCGGTGGGTCGGGCGGCCTCGACGGCCGCGGCGGTGCGGGCGGCGACCTCGTCCCAACGCCCGGCGGCGATCAGGTCGGGGGCGACCATCCAGGTGCCACCGACCGCCAGCACGGCGGGCAGGGCCAGGTAGTCGGAGAGGTTGCCGGTGTTGACCCCGCCGGTCGGGATGAACCGCACCGAGCGGTACGGCGCGGCCAGCGCCTTGATCGTCCCGACGCCGCCGAGCTGCTCGGCGGGGAAGAACTTGACCGTGTCGAGCCCGGCGTCGAGGGCCATCTGGATCTCGGTGCCGGTGGCGACGCCGGGGAAGACGGGCACGCCCAGCTCCTGGCAGCGCCGGACGACCGCCGGGGAGAACCCGGGGGTGACGACGAACCGGGCACCGGCCTCGACCGCCTGGTCGACCTGGGCCGGGCTCAGCACGGTGCCGGCGCCGACGAGCAGGTCGGGTCGCTCGGACATGACGCGGATCGACTCGGCGGCGGCGTCGGTGCGGAAGGTCACCTCGGCGCAGCGCAGCCCGCCCCGCAGGAGCGCGTCGGCCAGCGGAGCGGCGTCGCGGGCGGCGTCGAGCACGACGACCGGCAGGATCCGGGCCGCACCGACGGCCGCAACGGCCGCATGTCTCTGTTCATCATCTTGTACGCCAGTCACATATGTGACCATAGCCGGGTCAGCCTGGCTGTCAACCCCGCTAGAGTGGCGGCCATGACGCTGCCCGGCGGGTTCCAACCCGTGAAGTCCTCCACCCGGACGCTGGAGGTGCTCGAGGCGCTGGCCGCCTCGCCGCAGCGGCGTTCCCTGGTCGACCTGGCCCGCGCGCTGGACATCCCGAAGAGCAGCCTGCACGGCATCCTGCGCACCATGGCCCAGCGCGGCTGGGTGGAGAGCGATCCCACCGGCACCCGGTTCGGGCTGGGGGTGCGCGCGCTCCAGGTCGGCGCCGCGTACCTCACCAGCGACGACACCGTGGGCCTGCTGGGCGGGGTGCTCGACGACCTGTCCCGGCAGTTCGGCGAGACCGTCCACCTCGGCCGCCTGGACGGCGCACACATCGTCTACCTCGCCAAGCGCGAGTCGGTGCACCCGCTGCGGCTCTACAGCGCGATCGGACGGCAACTGCCGGCGCACGCCACCGCCCTGGGCAAGGCGCTGCTCGCCGAGCGCCCGGACGAGGCGCTCGACGGGGTGCTGACCTGGCCGCTGCCCGCGCTCACCCCGCACACCGTCACCGACCCGGACGCGCTGCGCGCCGAGCTCGCCGCCGTCCGGGAGCGCGGGTACGCGGTCGACCGCGAGGAGAACACCGAGGGCATCGTCTGCTTCGCCACGGCCGTACCCCTGGCGCTGCCGGCGACCGACGCGATCAGCCTGTCGGTGCCGGTGGCCCGGCTGGATGCCGCCGGCGAGGACCGGATCGTGATGGCCCTCCGTCGGGCCGTCGACCAGGTACGAGCAGCGCGCGGCCTGCTCTCCACCGCCTGACGCCGGGAAGCAGCAACCGACAACTTTCTTGACAGAAACCTGACACATCGACAGACTTCAGCGTGAGAGCGCTCTCTTGAATGCGCTGCCGCCCTCGCCGCACCGGGAGGAACCTCTTGTCTCGAAGACTGCGCGTGCTCGTCCCCGCCGCCGCCCTTCTGCTCGTCGGCCTGACGCCGTCGGCGGGCCAAGCGAGCGACAGAGCCCCCGACGCCCCGGCCCCCGGCCCGGCGGCCACCACCGGCCCCGCCCCCGCCCTGGTCGAGGCGATGCGCCGCGACCTCGGCCTCACCGCCGCACAGGTCGACGAACGCCTGCGCACCGAGGCGACGGCACCGGTGGTCGAGAGGCGCCTGCACGCGAAGCTCGGCCCCGCGTTCGCCGGCGCGTGGATCCCGCCCGGCGCGCAACGCCTCACCGTCGCCGTCACGGATGCCGCGCTCGCCCCGGCCGTCCGCGCCGAGGGCGCCGACGTCGCGGTCGTCGCCCGCAGCCAGCGCACCCTCGACGCGGTCAAGCACGCCCTCGACCGGCGCACCGCCGCCGCCGATCCCCGCGACGTCCACGGCTGGCACGTCGACGTCGCCCGCAACAGCGTGGTCGTGACGGCCCGGCCGGACGCCGCCGCCGAGGCGGTCGCGTACGCGAAGGCCAGCGGCGTCCCCACGGACGCCATCCGGGTGGTCACCTCCCCCGACGCGCCCCGCCCGCTCTACGACATCCGTGGCGGCGACCAGTACGTCATCAACGGCAACACCCTGTGCTCGGTCGGCTTCGCGGTCGTCGGCGGTTTCGTCACCGCCGGCCACTGCGGAGGCGTCGGCAGCCCGACCCTCGGCTTCAACAACGTCTCACAGGGCACGTTCGCCGGGTCGTCGTTCCCCGGCAACGACTACGGATGGGTGCGCACCAACGGCTCCTGGACGCCGCAGCCGTGGGTGAACAACCACGCCGGTGGGAACGTGACGGTGGCCGGCTCGCAGGACGCGGCGATCGGCAGCTCGGTCTGCCGCTCCGGGCGCACCACCGGCTGGCGCTGCGGAACCATCCTCGGCCGCAACGAGACCGTCAACTACCCACAGGGTGCGGTGTCGGGCCTGACCCGCAGCAACGCCTGCGCCGAAGGAGGCGACTCCGGCGGGGCCTGGATCTCCGGCAACCAGGCCCAGGGCGTCACGTCCGGCGGTTCCGGCAACTGCTCCACGGGCGGCACGACCTGGTTCCAGCCGGTCAACGAGATCCTCGGCGTCTACGGGTTGTCCCTGGTCACCACCGGCGGCGGCGGGAGCCGGCTGATCAGCAACTGGAACAACCGGTGCATCGACGTGCCGAACTCCAACTTCTCCGACGGGATCCCCCTGCAGACCTGGACCTGCAACGGCACCAACGCGCAGGCCTGGAGTTTCACCGGCGGCACCCTGCGTACCCAGAACAACATGTGCGTGGACGTGGCCTGGGGCTCCACCGCCAACGGCGCGACGATCCAGATCGCCACCTGTAGCGGCAACCCGGCGCAGCAGTTCGTCCTCTCCGCAGCCGGCGACCTGGTCAACCCCCAGGCGAACAAATGCGTCGACATCAGGGACTGGAACAACTCCGACGGCGCCCGCCTACAGCTGTGGGACTGCGCCGGCACCGCCAACCAGAAGTGGCGTCGCGGCTGAGCCGGCACCCGGCCGCGCCGCCCCGCCCCATGCCGATCGGCCGATCGTCCGCCGCGAGAGACCTCGCGCCGGCGCAGTTGCCAAGGAGGTCCCACATGTTCGGAGTACGTAACCGTCGCCGGCGACGGGCGCTCGCCCTCGCCGCGATCGCGATCATCGGTGCCACGGTGGCCCTCGTCCTGCCGGTCCGGCCCGAGCCTGCCGAAGCCGCCATCGGGGGATCACCTGGCAGGACGAGTTCAACGCGCCGGCCGGCACGCCCGTCGACCAGAGCAAATGGCGCTTCGACATCGGCGGCGGCGGTTGGGGCAACAACGAACGGCAGTACTACACCAACAGCACGAGCAACGCGGTGCACGACGGCCAGGGCAACCTGGTGATCACCGCCCGCCGGGAGAACCCCGCCAACTACCAGTGCCACTACGGCCGGTGCGAGTACACCTCGGCCCGGCTGCTCACGGCGGCGACCTTCACCCAGGCGTACGGCCGCTTCGAGGCCCGCATCAAGATCCCGCGCGGGCAGGGCATCTGGCCGGCGTTCTGGATGCTCGGCAACGACATGGGCAGCGTGGGCTGGCCGAACGCGGGCGAGATCGACATCATGGAGAACATCGGCAGGGAGCCGAACACCGTCTACGGCACCATCCACGGCCCGGGCTACTCGGGCGGCGGCGGCATCACCGGCAGCCGCACGATCGGCCAGCCGCTCGCCGACGCCTTCCACACCTACCGGGTGGACTGGGAACCGAACTCCATCATCTGGTACCTCGACGGCGTCGAGTTCCACCGGGTCGACCCGGGCCGACTGGGCGGCAACCGCTGGGTGTTCGACCACCCCTTCTTCATGCTCCTCAACGTGGCGGTGGGTGGGAACTGGCCGGGCTACCCCGACGCCTCCACCCAGTTCCCCCAGCAGATGCTCGTGGACTACGTACGGGTGTCGGGCTACACCTCCGGCGGCAACCCGCCGACCGGCACCACCCGGCTGCGGGGCGCGCTGAGCGGTCGCTGCGTCGACATCCCCAGCGCCAACCCGGTCGACGGGGCCAAGCTGCAGATCTGGGACTGCAACACCACCGCCGCGCAGGCATGGACGTTCGCCTCCGACGGCACCGTCCGGGCGATGGGCAAGTGCATGGACCCGGCCTGGGCCGGCACGGCGAACGGCACCGAGGTCAACCTCGTCACCTGCAACGGCAACCCGGTGCAACGCTTCACCCTCAACGCCGCGGGCGACCTGGTCAACCTCAGCGCGAACCGCTGC
This window harbors:
- a CDS encoding crotonase/enoyl-CoA hydratase family protein, producing MDDPVLVERDGAVETWTINLPEARNPISGDDVIDALVARVDAVNADRAVRAVILTGAGSAFSAGGNVKDMADRVGLFGGAPHELRDSYRRGIQRIPRAMYACDVPLIAAVNGAAVGAGCDLALMCDLRIASERAFFAESFVKLGIIPGDGGAWLLPRAVGAARAAEMALTGDRVDAATALEWGLVSRVVPHGELLAEARRLADRVAANPPHAVRMAKKLLREAQHQSLDSILELSAAMQALAHQTRDHEEAVRAFLDRRDPHFTGE
- a CDS encoding acyl-CoA dehydrogenase family protein encodes the protein MGSRLVPPVTPEPPDLAALRTRVRDFLREQIARGVLTPGVDTWLTRWDEDFTRALAAQGWVGMTIPTEYGGHGRTFLHRFVVTEELLAVGAPVAAHWVADRQIAPTLLRFGTEAQKRRFLPAIVRGECYFGIGMSEPDSGSDLASVRTRAVRVDGGWRLTGTKVWTSGAHRAHAFFALARSAPLDTADRHAGLSQFIVDLRGPGVTIRPITSMNGAHHFNEVFLDDVFVPDDMVLGEIGAGWRQVNSELGYERSGPERFLSTVPLLAETVAAMRQGLLPRHTDTGRYVARLTGLHQMSLAVSGALERGEPADTAAALVKLLGTATEGDIAEYADQLSDDRAELSERFTDLLTAGLLQRPGFTLRGGTNEILRGVIARGLGMRR
- a CDS encoding ricin-type beta-trefoil lectin domain protein; this encodes MSRRLRVLVPAAALLLVGLTPSAGQASDRAPDAPAPGPAATTGPAPALVEAMRRDLGLTAAQVDERLRTEATAPVVERRLHAKLGPAFAGAWIPPGAQRLTVAVTDAALAPAVRAEGADVAVVARSQRTLDAVKHALDRRTAAADPRDVHGWHVDVARNSVVVTARPDAAAEAVAYAKASGVPTDAIRVVTSPDAPRPLYDIRGGDQYVINGNTLCSVGFAVVGGFVTAGHCGGVGSPTLGFNNVSQGTFAGSSFPGNDYGWVRTNGSWTPQPWVNNHAGGNVTVAGSQDAAIGSSVCRSGRTTGWRCGTILGRNETVNYPQGAVSGLTRSNACAEGGDSGGAWISGNQAQGVTSGGSGNCSTGGTTWFQPVNEILGVYGLSLVTTGGGGSRLISNWNNRCIDVPNSNFSDGIPLQTWTCNGTNAQAWSFTGGTLRTQNNMCVDVAWGSTANGATIQIATCSGNPAQQFVLSAAGDLVNPQANKCVDIRDWNNSDGARLQLWDCAGTANQKWRRG
- a CDS encoding IclR family transcriptional regulator encodes the protein MTLPGGFQPVKSSTRTLEVLEALAASPQRRSLVDLARALDIPKSSLHGILRTMAQRGWVESDPTGTRFGLGVRALQVGAAYLTSDDTVGLLGGVLDDLSRQFGETVHLGRLDGAHIVYLAKRESVHPLRLYSAIGRQLPAHATALGKALLAERPDEALDGVLTWPLPALTPHTVTDPDALRAELAAVRERGYAVDREENTEGIVCFATAVPLALPATDAISLSVPVARLDAAGEDRIVMALRRAVDQVRAARGLLSTA
- a CDS encoding acyl-CoA dehydrogenase family protein, with product MTGPERVDPALVDMLDSVFAAHRPARTEVAATLDVELWKLLESLGLTRLTGAEPYGAGAGWPEAAALLAAAARHAVPLPLAEHDLLAGWLLERAGLPADGALRTACVLDADGRARAVPWAHAAARIVLLFPAADGWRVADVPAAAVAVTEADNVAGEPRDAVAVDLAGLDGTPVDADLAERLLLRGALARAVQMCGAMDRVLELCVAHTTARTQFGRPLAAFQAVQGLVADIAAESSLARVATDAAVLRAAEGDDDGLAFAVAVARSCAGHAASVVVRNAHQVHGAIGTTLEHELHGLTRPVLAWRSEFGSLQHWDELLTRAALDAGGDGVWALISQGTLPTPRR
- a CDS encoding MBL fold metallo-hydrolase, which translates into the protein MTSDSGDRDDWTRPGTFEVAPGVHRVPLPLPNDGLRAVNVYVLRDDDGLVLVDSGWAIAEARTALDAALKELDCSLGDVRRFLVTHVHRDHYTQAVHLRREYGMRVSLGAGERESLAVSMTPHRNPLAEQLGRLRLLGAGELADTLAGLTGARLSTEDWEMPDDWFHDGQQIRHGDHTLHVVETPGHTRGHVVFHDTGSHLLFAGDHVLPTITPSIGFEAVLSANPLGDFLGSLALVRQRPDARLLPAHGPVTPSVHARVDELIAHHGARLDETEAAVARGAGSAYEVAAQLRWTRREHRLADLDVFNAMLAVTETAAHLELLVAQSRLTRADVDGLRCYATA
- a CDS encoding sugar kinase; the encoded protein is MLSIRPAGECRYDLVSLGEIMLRLDPGEGRVRTARTFRAWEGGGEYNVARGLRRCFGLRTAVVTAFADNEVGRLLEDLVLQGGVDTSLVTWLPYDGVGRAVRNGLNFTERGFGVRGAVGTSDRGHSAASQLRPDQVDWDHLFGTLGVRWLHTGGIYAALSETTPETMEAAMAAAARHGTVVSYDLNYRPSLWKAVGGQDRAREVNRRLARYVDVMIGNEEDFTASLGFEVPGTDAALSHLEVANFQRMIEAATGEYDNFKVVATTLRTVHTATVNDWGAIAWADGRFVEATHRPGLEIMDRVGGGDSFASGLIYGLLEKGDLAMAVEYGAAHGALAMTTPGDTSMASLREVEALVRGAGARVQR
- the eda gene encoding bifunctional 4-hydroxy-2-oxoglutarate aldolase/2-dehydro-3-deoxy-phosphogluconate aldolase, translating into MTGVQDDEQRHAAVAAVGAARILPVVVLDAARDAAPLADALLRGGLRCAEVTFRTDAAAESIRVMSERPDLLVGAGTVLSPAQVDQAVEAGARFVVTPGFSPAVVRRCQELGVPVFPGVATGTEIQMALDAGLDTVKFFPAEQLGGVGTIKALAAPYRSVRFIPTGGVNTGNLSDYLALPAVLAVGGTWMVAPDLIAAGRWDEVAARTAAAVEAARPTGEA
- a CDS encoding ricin-type beta-trefoil lectin domain protein; translation: MHDGQGNLVITARRENPANYQCHYGRCEYTSARLLTAATFTQAYGRFEARIKIPRGQGIWPAFWMLGNDMGSVGWPNAGEIDIMENIGREPNTVYGTIHGPGYSGGGGITGSRTIGQPLADAFHTYRVDWEPNSIIWYLDGVEFHRVDPGRLGGNRWVFDHPFFMLLNVAVGGNWPGYPDASTQFPQQMLVDYVRVSGYTSGGNPPTGTTRLRGALSGRCVDIPSANPVDGAKLQIWDCNTTAAQAWTFASDGTVRAMGKCMDPAWAGTANGTEVNLVTCNGNPVQRFTLNAAGDLVNLSANRCVDVRDRNPDNGGKLQLWDCSGDANQKWSRA